In Fusobacterium varium, one DNA window encodes the following:
- a CDS encoding MATE family efflux transporter: protein MKNMTEGSPVKILLRFSMPMLFSMMFQQFYNIVDSVVAGKFIGVDALAAIGASYPITVLFIAVANGASVGAAVVVSQTFGANKLVKMKTSVSTSVIAITIVSIALTIFGTLFCSDIMRMINTPENIFADSRLYLKVYIWGLIFLFMYNTATAIFTGLGDSKTPLYFLIFSSLLNVALDICFVTKFQMGVSGIAWATFLAQGLSSILAIVFLFYRLKKIKVDKKVPLFNLQMLKLICKIAVPSIFQQSFVSVGQLCVQSLINSFGSAVVAGYAAAFKIHTFVIMTLATLANASSSFVAQNIGAKKIDRVKEGYKVTVWLTEIISVTALVVVYLFGDKLLGMFIDIEKEVEILNIGIDFVRTTAPFYTVVCIKIAADAVLRGAGDMNEFMATTFADLVLRVAFSYVFAAKIGYIGIYWAFPAGWILGTLLSIYYYIKGKWKTTGLLRRG, encoded by the coding sequence ATAAAAAATATGACAGAGGGTTCACCAGTTAAAATTCTTTTAAGGTTTTCAATGCCGATGCTTTTTAGTATGATGTTTCAACAATTCTATAATATTGTAGATAGTGTAGTAGCAGGAAAGTTTATAGGAGTAGATGCTTTAGCAGCAATAGGAGCTTCCTATCCAATAACAGTGCTATTTATAGCAGTGGCAAATGGAGCAAGTGTTGGAGCTGCTGTTGTAGTTTCTCAAACATTTGGAGCAAATAAACTTGTGAAGATGAAAACTTCAGTATCAACTTCAGTTATAGCAATTACCATTGTAAGTATAGCTTTAACAATTTTTGGTACACTATTTTGTAGTGATATAATGAGAATGATAAATACACCAGAAAATATATTTGCTGATTCAAGATTATATTTGAAAGTGTATATCTGGGGACTTATTTTTCTTTTTATGTATAATACAGCAACAGCAATTTTTACAGGATTAGGAGATTCTAAGACACCACTTTATTTTCTAATCTTTTCATCATTATTAAATGTGGCTTTAGATATTTGCTTTGTGACAAAGTTTCAAATGGGTGTATCAGGGATAGCTTGGGCAACATTTTTAGCTCAAGGATTATCATCAATTTTAGCAATAGTATTTTTATTTTATAGATTGAAAAAGATAAAAGTAGATAAAAAAGTACCATTATTTAATCTGCAAATGTTAAAATTAATTTGTAAGATAGCAGTGCCAAGTATATTTCAACAATCATTTGTGTCAGTAGGACAACTATGTGTACAAAGTTTAATTAATAGTTTTGGTTCAGCAGTTGTTGCAGGATATGCAGCAGCATTTAAAATTCATACTTTTGTAATTATGACATTGGCAACTTTAGCAAATGCCTCTTCTAGTTTTGTAGCTCAAAATATAGGAGCAAAGAAAATTGATAGGGTAAAAGAGGGGTATAAGGTAACAGTTTGGCTAACAGAGATTATATCCGTTACAGCTTTGGTAGTTGTATATCTATTTGGAGATAAACTCTTAGGAATGTTTATAGATATAGAAAAAGAGGTTGAAATACTAAATATAGGAATAGATTTTGTAAGAACAACAGCACCATTTTATACAGTAGTTTGTATTAAAATAGCAGCTGATGCAGTTTTAAGAGGAGCAGGGGATATGAATGAGTTTATGGCTACTACCTTTGCAGACTTAGTATTAAGAGTTGCTTTTTCATATGTTTTTGCTGCTAAAATTGGTTATATAGGGATATATTGGGCATTTCCAGCAGGATGGATTTTAGGAACTTTACTTTCAATTTACTATTATATAAAAGGAAAATGGAAAACTACAGGACTTTTAAGGAGAGGTTAA
- a CDS encoding heavy-metal-associated domain-containing protein, producing MKHVIKIDGMGCNKCVAHVKEALEGLGDLEVVEVKIGEATVDMVENYDFGKIVEALDDAGYDVLGYEVLD from the coding sequence ATGAAACATGTAATAAAAATAGATGGAATGGGATGTAACAAATGTGTAGCTCACGTTAAAGAAGCATTAGAAGGGCTAGGAGATTTAGAAGTAGTAGAAGTAAAAATAGGTGAAGCAACTGTAGATATGGTAGAAAACTATGACTTTGGAAAAATTGTAGAAGCATTAGATGATGCTGGATATGATGTTCTAGGGTATGAGGTATTAGACTAA